One genomic window of Daphnia pulex isolate KAP4 chromosome 10, ASM2113471v1 includes the following:
- the LOC124204308 gene encoding slit homolog 3 protein-like, with protein MNRVHLIPLSIVGLWLLVTSVAGFSVDADTPCMRLALAKAAGICSKDYSPCSCTEQNINCNQVPVRDIATMFNTMTWHDLNSIEITISPTETEPIPDDFLGYARVNGSVSLVCTENSYLQVSENAFRASMESILSVSIRGCNLGKLNYSFMSKMKKLSAFFIFQSSEFLSFKGLPSHSNFKMMSITGSSGFLALDSTPVELAGLKSFYLNDNQLTDSEASALIKTLATTSANSLTDIRLNDNKLTRVPDFILSIPNLRDLHLKNNAITSLSANSLAFRGPISISLGNNQIKSVRPGAFGSLRTLGTFGLISLNLNKFNRLDSNAFQTLLEGMVIAGEGSLELGETPIVCDCNIAWLLRDNRHLLKHVLYGKCADDAGDFADVEPERFDLEYCPAA; from the exons ATGAACCGCGTACATTTGATTCCGCTCTCCATAGTCGGACTATGG tTGTTGGTGACTTCTGTTGCAGGTTTTTCTGTCGATGCAGATACACCTTGCATGCGGCTGGCTTTGGCCAAAGCCGCCGGCATTTGTTCGAAAGATTACTCACCCTGTAGTTGTACCGAACAAAACATTAATTGCAATCAAGTACCAGTTCGCGATATAGCAACCATGTTCAATACTATGACATGGCACGATTTAAATTCAATCGAAATTACGATATCGCCAACTGAAACAGAACCGATTCCAGATGATTTTCTGGGTTACGCGCGCGTTAATGGTTCCGTTAGTTTAGTTTGTACGGAAAACAGTTATTTACAGGTATCTGAAAACGCTTTCCGCGCATCCATGGAATCTATCCTTTCTGTATCAATTAGAGGCTGCAATTTAGGAAAGCTCAATTATTCATTCAtgtccaaaatgaaaaagctgagcgccttttttatttttcaatcaagtgaatttttaagttttaaaggACTGCCctctcattcaaattttaagaTGATGAGCATTACGGGATCCAGTGGATTTCTTGCACTAGATTCGACTCCCGTTGAATTAGCCGGATTGAAATCCTTTTATCTCAATGATAATCAGTTAACTGATAGTGAAGCTTCTGCGCTTATTAAAACTTTGGCTACAACATCAGCTAACTCTTTGACTGACATCAGATTGAACGATAACAAGCTGACCCGAGTCCCTGATTTTATATTATCGATACCAAACCTTAGAGACTTACATTTGAAGAATAACGCCATTACCTCGCTGTCTGCCAACTCATTGGCCTTCAGAGGTCCCATTTCCATCAGTTTGggtaataatcaaatcaaatccgTAAGACCAGGCGCGTTTGGTTCGCTAAGAACCTTGGGTACTTTTGGATTGATCAGTCTCAACCTCAACAAATTTAATCGCTTGGATTCCAACGCCTTCCAAACCCTGCTTGAAGGAATGGTTATAGCTGGTGAAGGAAGTCTGGAGCTTGGCGAAA CTCCGATTGTCTGTGACTGCAATATCGCCTGGCTTCTCCGAGATAACAGACATCTGTTAAAGCATGTCTTGTATGGAAAGTGCGCCGATGATGCTGGGGATTTTGCCGATGTCGAACCGGAGAGATTCGATCTTGAATACTGCCCAGCAGCGTAA
- the LOC124203566 gene encoding uncharacterized protein LOC124203566 isoform X2: protein MASSFPPPLIPINGSNNVCYRETNNAAASKPINRLELQFGEFFNGASHECFKTTNASSNGEYHQQQSNYHFKHPNQFTTHSQMEINKSEFCQSTRPNPPENQLFPVADIPADLLFQHADLLKERTWSHQEIISDVDCYWYRKNLENVNTINCLRKEITDLRTKLIAAENHRGNIGVDKTLDWKEKTDKNNVFTCGTCRKEYKTERGLEVHQNSRHADPG, encoded by the exons ATGGCATCATCGTTCCCCCCTCCTCTAATTCCAATAAACGGATCAAATAACGTCTGCTACAGAGAAACAAATAATGCTGCAGCGAGTAAACCTATTAATCGGCTAGAATTGCAGTTCGGCGAATTTTTTAATGGTGCAAGTCACGAGTGTTTCAAGACTACAAATGCTTCAAGCAATGGCGAGTACCATCAACAACAGTCCAACTACCATTTTAAACATCCCAATCAGTTTACGACGCATTCCcaaatggaaatcaataaatcgGAATTTTGCCAATCGACGAGACCAAACCCTCCAGAAAACCAACTTTTTCCTGTGGCAGACATCCCTGCCGATTTATTGTTCCAGCATGCTGATCTGCTGAAG GAGAGAACCTGGAGCCATCAAGAAATTATTTCCGATGTTGATTGTTACTGGTACagaaaaaatcttgaaaatgtaAACACTATCAATTGTCTGAGGAAAGAAATCACAGACTTGAGGACGAAATTAATTGCTGCCGAAAATCATCGAG GCAATATAGGAGTTGATAAGACTTTAGActggaaagagaaaactgACAAAAATAATGTATTTACATGCGGGACTTGCCGTAAG gaATACAAAACAGAACGTGGATTGGAAGTTCATCAGAATAGCAGGCATGCTGATCCTGGATAA
- the LOC124203566 gene encoding uncharacterized protein LOC124203566 isoform X1 yields MASSFPPPLIPINGSNNVCYRETNNAAASKPINRLELQFGEFFNGASHECFKTTNASSNGEYHQQQSNYHFKHPNQFTTHSQMEINKSEFCQSTRPNPPENQLFPVADIPADLLFQHADLLKQERTWSHQEIISDVDCYWYRKNLENVNTINCLRKEITDLRTKLIAAENHRGNIGVDKTLDWKEKTDKNNVFTCGTCRKEYKTERGLEVHQNSRHADPG; encoded by the exons ATGGCATCATCGTTCCCCCCTCCTCTAATTCCAATAAACGGATCAAATAACGTCTGCTACAGAGAAACAAATAATGCTGCAGCGAGTAAACCTATTAATCGGCTAGAATTGCAGTTCGGCGAATTTTTTAATGGTGCAAGTCACGAGTGTTTCAAGACTACAAATGCTTCAAGCAATGGCGAGTACCATCAACAACAGTCCAACTACCATTTTAAACATCCCAATCAGTTTACGACGCATTCCcaaatggaaatcaataaatcgGAATTTTGCCAATCGACGAGACCAAACCCTCCAGAAAACCAACTTTTTCCTGTGGCAGACATCCCTGCCGATTTATTGTTCCAGCATGCTGATCTGCTGAAG CAGGAGAGAACCTGGAGCCATCAAGAAATTATTTCCGATGTTGATTGTTACTGGTACagaaaaaatcttgaaaatgtaAACACTATCAATTGTCTGAGGAAAGAAATCACAGACTTGAGGACGAAATTAATTGCTGCCGAAAATCATCGAG GCAATATAGGAGTTGATAAGACTTTAGActggaaagagaaaactgACAAAAATAATGTATTTACATGCGGGACTTGCCGTAAG gaATACAAAACAGAACGTGGATTGGAAGTTCATCAGAATAGCAGGCATGCTGATCCTGGATAA
- the LOC124204183 gene encoding uncharacterized protein LOC124204183: MEEEWTIDPYRSAEIPSISNRLEFLFDNPLQIQELTFKENCKPLNEILDLTCSPNLQVNQNIAHSERYQIVNFQRLIFSYHANRLYLRVVDAKSRPVVLVLPPENVAAFVNSSRDAYSTLLADWDRAPPVVIELFNSSFTFSHRSRYGILVYDFVFRSWELIGFIAPLGCDKSESGQSPNPIIRLIEYFQPNLKKVNRKRTSTCRKRTSPKNKPNRSTAQISK, from the exons ATGGAAGAAGAGTGGACGATCGATCCCTATCGCTCAGCAGAAATTCCGTCCATCTCCAATCGATTGGAATTTTTATTCGATAATCCTTTGCAGATTCAAGAACTCACCTTCAAGGAAAATTGTAAACCTTTAAATGAAATCCTCGACTTGACTTGTTCGCCAAATTTGCAAGTTAATCAAAACATTGCCCATAGCGAGCGATACCAAATCGTCAACTTTCAAAGACTCATTTTCTCCTATCACGCTAATCGACTCTATCTACGTGTGGTGGACGCCAAGTCAAGGCCAGTGGTTCTTGTGCTACCTCCAGAAAATGTGGCAGCATttgtcaacagcagcagagacgcTTATTCAACCCTATTGGCAGATTGGGACAGGGCACCGCCTGTCGTTATTGAACTATTCAATTCATCTTTCACCTTCAGCCACAGATCAAGATACGGAATATTAGTCTATGATTTCGTATTTCGCAGCTGGGAACTCATCGGTTTCATCGCTCCACTCGGTTGTGATAAATCGGAATCTGGTCAATCTCCTAATCCAATTATTCGtttgattgaatattttcaACCAAATTTGAAA AAAGTTAATCGTAAGCGGACTTCAACTTGCCGAAAAAGGACATCACCGAAAAACAAACCCAATCGTTCAACTGCGCAAATTTCGAAGTGA
- the LOC124204128 gene encoding NFX1-type zinc finger-containing protein 1-like — translation MMPNLGCQCLGQNFFVDILSLKDMPSIKNLNVNDAFDIFEEGILQLQTAWSQHIPVEIKKGDRRLIRMEEYRNDLALQDPPDNFRELNVMPNWEDVCLDVEPFLRPSIVKGVYPNVATYLDIQFRLLREDFFNPLRVGLLAYKSQSDRKHSRIRNPDNIRLYYGVRILEYDMHGDCYTIQFSMDALKRINWESSKRFLFGSLLCLSSDNFSSFHLFTVADSNPKLLYDGKIKVKFEGGMLSTALKKQIFVMAESTVFFESYRTILTALQRISLTDFPLEDYILGRKILPEMPNYLLDKEMPLYDFTFSSTDCPSDDEEDEEMRIGTEINNFLDTDVEAGKRVQKVPILEPSRRPDAKELGLDPGQCAAMYAALTQKISVIQGPPGTGKTYLGLRIVQTLLKNKHIWMGNSQSSPILVICYTNHALDQFLEGISKFTRQIVRVGSQSKCAALESFSLMAWKKRSSGFGGVQQDTRRWIFEIHETLRECERKREVIRGVMVDMSSSGLIHEDSLLNMRIIPQSMHNKFGVLMKSLRYGGDVQWTAMGLWLQIYWNDGLGQMVSSLERNDVTNNRNTVRVSKLVTDTLREETADDEWDKEHIDEIQAFRKVEEEDYLASLRAQKFSRNYEFENANNDRFFEKFCFRFSETETIIKKFQASLETFEGEDAEVMELQIQELQNQVFFLRQLLQGVPTLDEKQLNELYQYDLLQIPLLQRWMMYNSWKVKALEIQEERAAQLEKLYFENANKLKDVRNLESAEICQKADIVGLTTTGAAKQRALLNHLKPKIVVVEEAAEVLESHVVCALSTSCQQLVLIGDHQQLRPPVTVYKLAKDYFLDVSLFERLIKNGMEPCVLGVQHRMRPEIARMIVPSIYPTLENHSSVLEYPDVRGMASNVFFLAHTEQEVEDNEGKSHLNPYEVDLSLALARHLIMQGYNPEQITILTTYSGQLLHFFKIRRNHSAVQSVRISVVDNFQGEENDIIILSLVRSNVDENIGFLRIENRICVALSRAKIGFYLIGNMQNLQGKSKLWNGISRILDKDGQIGPDFGLRCDVHGVITQAHKVTDFPPEGGCMNKCSSKMSCGHICPKMCHADDRGHALVKCQEKCTRFCSVGHPCPKKCFEVCNPCVKRVNKTLPCTHEQIVLCYKNPARVFCKTSLWKILPECGHGMDLPCGASVSEAVCPEMCGMTLVCGHICPLSCHKKIPHDKIRCQQPCQRLCSDEHGCKKKCFEDCGNCLAKMKKLLPCGHEGEVECSQDLSKVDCAVKVIKILPNCEHSVEIECGKSTDGYKCKKQCEKLLCADGHICKKPCFVPCGNCTVRMSRELKCGHTTTVECYVNPSNVKCRVPKDSVLPLCGHSATIHCGQEPTEANCPLTCDVRLECGHTCTLKCHVKKDPDHQEYQCKKECGRMKQGCKKEHRCGKKCFEECVLCTEKWQRSLPCGHTIFTECHRNDDEIFCSKLMTKMIPECGHEVDLPCSTEPTRALCKKMCASELPCGHLCKKKCCEPCNQADCVEPLTTAKVNICGHHVTLSCKDFHEVGGVPTEKQIQSHLTTCLKLCKATLNCEHVCKGTCGECFNGRVHRACDEKCGRSLVCGHICNVNCGISCPPCGLKCQYSCSHSKCGHKCCEPCTPCKEKCPWSCEHQTCTKKCGDPCNRSRCDEPCKKTLPCGHSCAGLCGEICPLLCRICDKDKLTEFTLLGNEDEEDAKFVFLPDCGHCIEVEGMDKWMDTDGGGQIQQKCCPRCKTPIKICMRYGDIIKNVFGDIAKAKMKIFQSKGNPLEFFNHCSAKLTRCRNIVRKCEELVNSTLGAINKNLDAIEQQVKPKKNGKGKIVHPSLGSDVRFQIEVNLDVLERVLDMLEKMTTPKTSPTSRSRLLTPPPPPAQKMTPEFMNEFFNLVRKLIRSVVERVRISTRQYQAASRELDRFEYVRAYFVLQSTPSFPVLGASSHENELIQLLLMKNIRVLENEQKVELRAAMEILGVKLKTGLGITDKERREIVQALEMGQGHWFKCPNGHIYAIGDCGGASVESRCNECKARIGGTGHRLLGDNRLAGEMDGAARPAWPQ, via the exons ATGATGCCCAACTTGGGCTGTCAGTGTTTGggacaaaattttttcgttgACATTCTTTCTCTGAAAGATATGCCTtccattaaaaatttgaatgtcaATGATGCTTTCGATATTTTTGAAGAAGGAATTCTACAGTTGCAG aCGGCATGGAGTCAACATATCCCCGTGGAAATCAAGAAGGGGGATCGTCGGCTTATTCGTATGGAGGAATATAGAAACGATTTGGCTCTTCAAGATCCGCCAGATAATTTCCGGGAGCTGAATGTAATGCCAAACTGGGAGGATGTCTGTTTAGACGTGGAGCCTTTTCTTCGGCCAAGCATCGTCAAGGGAGTATATCCCAACGTAGCCACCTACCTAGACATTCAGTTCCGTCTTCTTCGTGAGGATTTCTTTAATCCATTGCGTGTTGGCTTGTTGGCGTACAAAAGTCAATCGGATCGAAAACACTCAAGAATTCGAAATCCAGACAATATCCGGCTTTATTATGGAGTGCGAATTCTTGAATATGATATGCACGGAGACTGTTACACCATTCAGTTCTCGATGGATGCGCTGAAAAGAATTAACTGGGAGAGCAGCAAACGTTTTCTCTTCGGTTCACTCCTTTGTTTATCGTCGGAtaatttttcgtcatttcatCTCTTCACTGTAGCTGATAGCAATCCTAAGCTTCTATATGACGGcaaaatcaaagttaaatTTGAAGGAGGAATGTTATCAACAGCTTTAAAAAAGCAGATCTTTGTCATGGCGGAATCGACGGTGTTTTTCGAATCGTATCGTACGATTCTCACGGCGTTACAGCGTATCAGCTTAACTGATTTCCCATTAGAGGATTACATCTTAGGTCGGAAAATTTTACCAGAAATGCCCAACTACTTGTTAGATAAAGAAATG cCCCTTTATGATTTTACATTCAGTTCTACTGATTGCCCAAgtgatgacgaagaagatgaagaaatgagAATCGGAActgaaattaataattttctgGATACCGATG ttGAAGCTGGCAAACGAGTCCAGAAAGTTCCGATCCTTGAACCAAGTCGCCGTCCGGATGCAAAAGAGCTTGGGCTGGATCCTGGTCAGTGTGCTGCTATGTACGCTGCTCTAACGCAAAAGATTTCCGTGATTCAGGGTCCACCCGGGACTGGCAAAACTTATCTTGGCCTTCGAATCGTCCAaactttattaaaaaacaagcaTATCTGGATGGGCAACTCGCAGTCATCGCCGATTCTCGTCATATGCTACACCAATCACGCATTGGATCAATTTTTGGAGGGAATTTCCAAATTCACTCGGCAGATCGTACGGGTTGGTAGCCAAAGCAAATGTGCCGCACTAGAGTCGTTTTCCTTAATGGCTTGGAAGAAGCGTTCATCAGGATTTGGTGGCGTTCAACAGGATacgagaagatggattttcgAAATTCATGAGACACTACGTGAATGTGAAAG AAAACGAGAGGTCATCCGTGGTGTTATGGTGGATATGAGTTCTAGTGGTTTAATCCATGAAGATTCTCTGCTGAACATGAGGATCATTCCGCAATCGATGCACAATAAGTTTGGTGTTTTAATGAAGTCCCTTAGATATGGTGGTGATGTCCAATGGACAGCTATGGGACTTTGGTTACAAATTTACTGGAATGATGGACTAGGACAAATGGTTAGCTCTTTGGAACGAAATGATGTCACTAACAATCGTAACACTGTAAGAGTCTCAAAACTGGTAACTGATACATTAAGGGAAGAAACGGCAGATGATGAATGGGATAAGGAACACATCGATGAAATTCAAG cCTTCCgtaaagtagaagaagaggatTATTTAGCATCATTAAGAGCACAAAAGTTTTCCAGAAATTACGAATTTGAAAACGCAAACAATGATCGTTTTTTTGAGAAGTTTTGCTTCCGATTCAGTGAAACGGagacaataattaaaaaatttcaagcatCTTTAGAAACTTTTGAAGGAGAAGATGCTGAAGTGATGGAGTTACAAATTCAAGAATTGCAAAATCAAGTGTTTTTCCTGCGTCAGCTTCTCCAAGGCGTTCCTACGCTCGACGAAAAACAGTTAAACGAGTTGTACCAGTATGACCTACTACAGATCCCGTTACTCCAGCGATGGATGATGTATAATTCTTGGAAAGTCAAAGCTCttgaaattcaagaagagCGAGCTGCTCAACTTGAAAAGTTATACTTTGAAAATGCCAACAAGTTGAAAGACGTCCGGAATTTGGAATCGGCTGAAATATGCCAAAAAGCTGATATTGTAGGATTGACAACAACGGGAGCTGCCAAACAAAGGGCTCTTTTGAACCATCTAAAGCCGAAAATag TTGTGGTCGAGGAAGCCGCAGAAGTGTTGGAGTCGCATGTAGTTTGCGCATTGTCAACTTCATGTCAGCAACTCGTTCTCATCG GAGACCATCAGCAACTGAGGCCACCTGTAACAGTATACAAATTAGCCAAAGACTACTTCCTTGACGTCTCTTTGTTTGAGAGGCTAATTAAGAATGGAATGGAGCCTTGCGTTTTAGGTGTTCAGCACCGTATGCGTCCGGAAATAGCGCGAATGATTGTTCCCTCGATCTATCCGACATTGGAAAACCACTCGTCAGTTTTAGAATATCCTGACGTTCGAGGCATGGCATCAAATGTGTTCTTCCTCGCGCACACGGAACAAGAAGTCGAAGATAACGAAGGAAAAAGTCATTTGAATCCGTATGAAGTGGATCTTTCCCTGGCCTTGGCGCGTCATCTCATCATGCAGGGATACAACCCAGAACAAATCACCATACTGACCACGTATTCCGGAcaacttcttcatttttttaagatcCGCCGGAATCATTCTGCTGTCCAATCTGTCCGAATTTCCGTCGTTGATAATTTTCAAGGCGAAGAGAATGACATTATCATTCTGTCCCTTGTGCGGAGCAATGTTGATGAAAATATTGGATTTCTCCGCATCGAGAATCGAATCTGTGTCGCCTTGTCGCGAGCGAAAATTGGTTTCTACCTCATTGGAAATATGCAAAATCTCCAAGGAAAGAGTAAATTGTGGAATGGGATTAGTCGAATTCTCGATAAAGATGGCCAAATAGGACCGGACTTTGGATTGAGATGTGATGTTCATGGTGTTATTACCCAA GCTCATAAAGTGACAGATTTTCCACCGGAAGGCGGGTGCATGAACAAGTGTTCCTCTAAAATGTCGTGCGGGCATATCTGTCCCAAGATGTGTCATGCGGATGATCGTGGTCACGCCCTCGTCAAGTGCCAAGAAAAATGCACTCGCTTTTGCTCTGTTGGACATCCGTGTCCAAAGAAATGCTTTGAAGTATGCAATCCTTGTGTAAAACGGGTAAACAAGACGCTCCCTTGTACACACGAACAAATCGTATTGTGTTACAAAAATCCAGCACGCGTGTTTTGCAAAACGTCTCTTTGGAAG atCCTTCCGGAGTGCGGCCATGGCATGGATTTGCCCTGCGGTGCTTCTGTTTCTGAAGCTGTATGTCCTGAAATGTGTGGAATGACCCTTGTCTGTGGCCACATTTGCCCACTTAGTTgccataaaaaaattccccatgACAAAATACGGTGCCAGCAGCCTTGCCAGCGTTTATGTTCTGATGAACATGGTTGTAAGAAGAAATGCTTTGAAGACTGTGGCAATTGCCTCgcgaaaatgaagaaacttCTGCCTTGCGGCCATGAG ggAGAAGTGGAGTGTAGTCAAGATTTATCCAAAGTCGATTGCGCCGTTAAAGTCATCAAAATTCTTCCAAATTGTGAACATTCGGTTGAAATTGAATGCGGGAAATCAACGGATGGCTACAAATGTAAGAAGCAGTGTGAAAAGCTCTTGTGTGCCGATGGCCATATTTGCAAAAAACCCTGCTTTGTACCATGTGGAAATTGCACCGTCAGAATGAGTAGGGAACTCAAGTGTGGGCACACAACGACAGTTGAATGCTATGTGAATCCTTCGAACGTGAAATGTCGTGTCCCGAAAGACTCTGTCCTGCCCTTGTGTGGACATTCAGCGACCATTCACTGTGGACAAGAGCCAACCGAAGCGAATTGTCCATTAACTTGTGATGTTCGACTCGAATGCGGACACACTTGCACGTTGAAGTGCCACGTCAAAAAAGATCCTGATCATCAGGAATATCAGTGTAAGAAGGAATGCGGGAGGATGAAGCAAGGCTGTAAAAAGGAGCACAGGTGCGGGAAGAAGTGTTTCGAGGAATGCGTTCTTTGCACTGAGAAATGGCAACGATCTTTGCCTTGTGGGCACACCATTTTCACCGAGTGCCATCGCAACGACGACGAAATTTTTTGCTC GAAATTGATGACGAAGATGATTCCGGAATGTGGGCACGAAGTAGACTTACCTTGCTCCACTGAACCAACTAGAGCTTTatgcaaaaaaatgtgtgctTCGGAGTTGCCTTGCGGCCATTTATGCAAGAAAAAATGCTGTGAACCTTGCAATCAGGCTGATTGTGTAGAACCCTTAACAACCGCCAAAGTGAACATTTGCGGTCATCATGTCACTTTGAGTTGCAAAGATTTTCACGAAG TCGGTGGCGTACCAACggagaaacaaattcaatcCCATCTTACAACCTGCTTGAAACTGTGTAAAGCCACGCTTAATTGTGAACATGTTTGCAAGGGGACCTGTGGCGAATGTTTCAACGGACGAGTTCACCGTGCGTGTGATGAAAAGTGCGGCCGCTCTCTGGTTTGCGGGCACATTTGCAACGTCAACTGTGGCATTTCTTGCCCACCGTGTGGACTAAAGTGCCAATATTCTTGCTCGCACAGTAAGTGTGGGCACAAGTGCTGCGAACCGTGTACGCCATGCAAG GAGAAGTGTCCATGGAGCTGCGAGCACCAAACTTGTACGAAAAAATGCGGCGATCCTTGTAATCGTTCGCGGTGCGATGAGCCGTGCAAGAAAACACTTCCGTGTGGCCACTCCTGTGCGGGACTGTGCGGTGAAATATGTCCACTTCTGTGCCGCATTTGCGACAAGGATAAATTGACCGAATTCACTTTGCTGGGAAATGAAGACGAGGAAGACGCCAA GTTCGTTTTCTTGCCGGATTGTGGGCATTGTATCGAAGTGGAAGGAATGGACAAGTGGATGGATACAGACGGAGGCGGTCAAATCCAGCAAAAGTGCTGCCCCCGTTGCAAAACACCAATCAAGATCTGCATGCGGTATGGTGACATTATCAAGAACGTCTTCGGCGATATAGCgaaagcaaaaatgaaaatcttccaATCGAAAGGCAATCCGCTGGAATTTTTTAATCACTGTTCTGCCAAGTTGACAAGATGCAGAAACATCGTCAGAAAATGTGAAGAATTAGTGAACTCGACATTGGGAGCAATCAACAAGAATTTGGACGCGATTGAACAGCAAGTAAAACCGAAGAAAAATGGCAAAGGGAAAATCGTCCATCCTTCTCTGGGGTCGGATGTTCGTTTTCAAATTGAAGTAAATTTGGATGTTTTAGAGCGAGTTTTAGACATGTTGGAAAAAATGACTACGCCCAAGACTTCACCGACTTCGCGCTCTCGTCTACTCActccaccgccgccacctGCTCAAAAAATGACTCCAGAATTTATGAACGAATTCTTCAACCTTGTTAGAAAACTGATACGATCAGTCGTGGAGAGAGTTCGGATTTCTACAAGACAATACCAGGCAGCTTCTCGGGAATTGGATCGATTCGAATACGTTCGTGCGTATTTCGTTTTACAGAGTACTCCCAGTTTTCCTGTACTTGGCGCGTCATCTCATGAAAACGAACTGATTCAGCTTCTCTTGATGAAGAATATCCGCGTGCTAGAAAATGAACAGAAAGTTGAACTACGAGCTGCGATGGAAATCTTGGGAGTCAAGCTGAAAACAGGACTCGGAATAACCGACAAGGAGCGAAGAGAGATCGTTCAAGCATTGGAAATGGGCCAAGGGCATTGGTTTAAATGTCCCAACGGCCACATCTACGCCATTGGGGATTGTGGAGGAGCCTCGGTTGAAAGTCGATGTAACGAGTGTAAAGCTCGTATTGGAGGAACTGGACATCGATTACTCGGTGACAATAGGCTTGCGGGAGAGATGGACGGCGCAGCTCGTCCTGCTTGGCCTCAGTGA